Proteins from one Microbacterium sp. Root553 genomic window:
- the fliF gene encoding flagellar basal-body MS-ring/collar protein FliF translates to MPTMLTGYYDRAKRVVGGFSLAQRTIAVIGVALLVMGAVALGSWLTRPQMSPLFTGLSAGDASAVVEQLKSAGVGYELTEGGATILVPDDQVYAQRLAAASAGLPGDTSAGYTLLDKMGVTASEFQQSVTYKRAIEGELAGTIGAMEGISTASVQLAIPEQSVFVSEQQSPTASVFVKTRSGASLSDEKIEAIVHLTSASIPGMTPEDVAVTDQDGRVLSAVGTGLTGSSSKQATEHEAKVAASVSRMLETIVGPGNATVTVSADVANSTSERMDETYSAPEGDLSASEQTKTETYNGGQAGGAGVLGPDNIAVPNGGDGEGAYEFEETSRSNAVNKSTEKTVTPAGEVTRQTVSIALNRGAVTGVTANQIESLVASAAGIDVERGDEIAVEFVEFTQAGATAAQTALAAAEAEREQQFQQELLRSAIIGGSILLAVVILIVYLVVRRRMKRRVMYTDDGPIEYFATVTESEEQKLKSLRGLKDAEAIPMPAPTTLLPSASVDLDDEPEPDKVLVERRRREIDDLAKREPDAIATALADLMDEATV, encoded by the coding sequence ATGCCCACGATGCTCACGGGCTACTACGACCGCGCGAAGCGGGTCGTCGGCGGCTTCTCTCTGGCCCAGCGCACGATCGCCGTCATCGGCGTCGCGCTGCTGGTCATGGGCGCGGTCGCGCTCGGCTCCTGGCTGACCCGGCCGCAGATGAGCCCCCTCTTCACCGGACTGAGTGCGGGGGATGCGTCGGCGGTCGTCGAGCAGCTGAAGTCCGCCGGCGTCGGATACGAGCTCACCGAGGGCGGGGCGACGATCCTCGTGCCGGACGACCAGGTCTACGCGCAACGCCTCGCGGCCGCATCCGCCGGTCTGCCCGGCGACACCAGCGCGGGATACACGCTGCTCGACAAGATGGGCGTGACGGCGAGCGAGTTCCAGCAGTCGGTCACCTACAAGCGCGCGATCGAGGGCGAGCTCGCCGGAACGATCGGTGCGATGGAGGGGATCTCGACGGCATCCGTGCAACTGGCGATTCCCGAGCAGAGCGTGTTCGTCTCGGAGCAGCAGAGTCCCACCGCCTCGGTGTTCGTCAAGACCCGCAGCGGTGCGTCCCTCAGCGACGAGAAGATCGAGGCGATCGTCCATCTCACGAGCGCATCGATCCCCGGCATGACCCCGGAGGACGTGGCGGTCACGGATCAGGACGGTCGGGTGCTCTCGGCGGTCGGCACCGGTCTCACCGGCAGCTCGTCGAAGCAGGCGACCGAGCACGAGGCGAAGGTCGCGGCCTCGGTCAGCCGGATGCTGGAGACGATCGTCGGCCCCGGCAACGCCACCGTCACCGTGTCTGCCGATGTCGCGAACTCCACCTCCGAGCGGATGGATGAGACCTATTCCGCGCCGGAGGGCGACCTCAGCGCCTCGGAGCAGACGAAGACCGAGACGTACAACGGCGGCCAGGCCGGCGGGGCCGGCGTCCTGGGGCCCGACAACATCGCCGTGCCGAATGGGGGAGACGGCGAGGGGGCGTACGAGTTCGAGGAGACATCTCGCAGCAACGCGGTGAACAAGTCGACCGAGAAGACCGTCACTCCCGCCGGCGAGGTGACCAGGCAGACGGTGAGCATCGCTCTCAACCGCGGGGCGGTGACGGGGGTCACCGCGAACCAGATCGAATCGCTGGTCGCGTCGGCGGCGGGGATCGACGTCGAACGCGGCGATGAGATCGCGGTCGAGTTCGTCGAGTTCACCCAGGCCGGAGCGACGGCGGCGCAGACCGCCCTCGCGGCCGCGGAGGCGGAGAGGGAGCAGCAGTTCCAGCAGGAGCTGCTGCGGTCGGCGATCATCGGCGGCTCGATCCTGCTCGCGGTCGTGATCCTGATCGTCTATCTCGTGGTGCGTCGCCGGATGAAGCGACGTGTGATGTACACCGACGACGGGCCGATCGAGTACTTCGCGACCGTCACCGAGAGCGAGGAGCAGAAGCTCAAGTCCCTCCGGGGGCTCAAAGACGCCGAGGCGATCCCGATGCCCGCACCGACCACCCTGCTGCCCTCGGCCTCGGTGGATCTCGATGACGAGCCCGAGCCCGACAAGGTGCTCGTCGAGCGCCGCCGCCGCGAGATCGATGACCTCGCCAAGCGGGAGCCCGACGCGATCGCCACGGCTCTCGCCGACCTGATGGATGAGGCGACGGTATGA
- a CDS encoding FliH/SctL family protein — protein sequence MSIVLDSAFTPLAVPRVGETPIDIRGEADRARTRGYADGFAEGRRIALDAAEHEQGLQWQRMQELRESYLHQRGSALAALDAARAEYLRRVDEVSALSADRLEELAVDLARVILGVELSDAARSAAHALRRALAEVPVDRWTGVTFSTRDLQTLQDDEPPALQRIPATASDTVDAGGAIVRVEDGAVDTRVAGALARASSALRGDDDLEAIA from the coding sequence GTGTCCATCGTGCTCGACTCCGCCTTCACGCCTCTGGCGGTTCCGCGCGTGGGCGAGACTCCGATCGACATCCGCGGCGAGGCCGATCGGGCGCGAACCCGCGGTTACGCCGACGGGTTCGCCGAGGGACGTCGCATCGCGCTCGACGCGGCGGAGCACGAGCAGGGCCTTCAGTGGCAGCGGATGCAGGAGCTCCGGGAGTCCTACCTGCACCAGCGCGGATCGGCACTCGCCGCTCTCGACGCGGCACGGGCGGAATACCTGCGACGGGTCGACGAGGTGAGTGCGCTCTCGGCAGATCGTCTCGAGGAGCTCGCGGTGGACCTGGCCCGGGTGATCCTCGGGGTCGAGCTCTCGGATGCTGCGCGATCCGCGGCCCACGCCCTGCGTCGGGCGCTCGCGGAGGTCCCGGTCGACCGGTGGACCGGGGTGACCTTCAGCACCCGCGACCTGCAGACGCTGCAGGACGACGAGCCTCCGGCCCTGCAGCGGATCCCGGCGACGGCCTCCGACACGGTGGACGCCGGCGGAGCGATCGTCCGCGTCGAGGACGGCGCCGTCGACACCCGCGTCGCCGGGGCGCTGGCACGTGCGAGCTCCGCGCTCCGCGGCGACGACGACCTCGAGGCGATCGCATGA
- a CDS encoding sigma-70 family RNA polymerase sigma factor, whose amino-acid sequence MLSKSALSADSSAPPAPAASAEKLARENMPLATFLAVEKARSATHVDLDDLLSAARLGLARAAMTYDSSRGIPFGAFASSQINWAMLSEMRRADPAGERGRDKIERVRVAADVIFARTGRTATVAELAKESGLGADAVAEMMQLDEMVRSAVSFDEHFDVETGRQAVDLADSVILPEHAVEQSETRDMVNRVVDALPAAMQHVVRGIYLEDRTVKDIAEELEVSHAYVSKLRSRGLLLMREAMEAWEGGTTGDRSTKAKAGFFETLFGPARTAAPAPIAAAVRIAMPARAGALLAAV is encoded by the coding sequence TTGCTGAGCAAATCTGCACTTTCTGCCGACTCCAGCGCACCCCCGGCGCCCGCTGCGTCCGCGGAGAAGCTGGCCAGAGAGAACATGCCGCTCGCGACCTTCCTGGCCGTCGAGAAGGCACGATCGGCCACCCACGTCGACCTCGACGACCTGCTCTCCGCGGCACGCCTCGGGCTCGCCCGCGCGGCGATGACCTACGACTCCTCGCGCGGCATCCCCTTCGGCGCGTTCGCGAGCAGTCAGATCAACTGGGCGATGCTCTCGGAGATGCGTCGGGCCGACCCCGCCGGCGAGCGCGGACGCGACAAGATCGAACGGGTGCGGGTGGCCGCAGACGTGATCTTCGCGCGCACCGGTCGGACGGCGACCGTGGCCGAGCTCGCGAAGGAGTCCGGCCTCGGCGCCGACGCCGTCGCCGAGATGATGCAGCTCGACGAGATGGTGCGCTCGGCCGTCAGCTTCGACGAGCACTTCGACGTCGAGACGGGGCGGCAGGCCGTCGATCTCGCCGACAGCGTGATCCTGCCCGAGCACGCGGTGGAGCAGTCGGAGACGCGCGACATGGTGAACAGGGTCGTCGATGCCCTTCCGGCGGCGATGCAGCACGTCGTGCGCGGCATCTATCTCGAGGACCGCACCGTCAAGGACATCGCCGAGGAGCTCGAGGTCAGTCACGCCTACGTGTCGAAGCTGCGCTCCCGAGGGCTGCTGCTGATGCGCGAGGCGATGGAGGCCTGGGAGGGCGGCACCACGGGCGACCGCTCGACCAAGGCGAAGGCCGGCTTCTTCGAGACCCTCTTCGGTCCCGCGCGCACCGCGGCACCGGCCCCGATCGCTGCGGCGGTCCGTATCGCGATGCCGGCGCGCGCCGGCGCCCTGCTCGCCGCCGTCTGA
- the fliD gene encoding flagellar filament capping protein FliD, with protein sequence MKLDGLVSGLKTEELIKAMMDVSAIPKTLITNKIADRNSIITNLQSLNTTLQELVTKAKTAASATSLAAFTASSSSETVTVSAGAKASAFSTAVVVDAVATAHSLVTAAAGSTGWGGPFTVVGSDGEAVEVTPLGTGAQDLAKAINDSKAGVSATVVPAGTDADGAPLSRIQLTSVETGAAGAFTVHRGTAAEVAAGTSTDLGAQPGAALITQGADARIRLFAGTAAEQVLTHPGNTITVGEGIEVTVTAVSADPVTVTVARDAKKQTTTAETFIKEIASLLTRIDKGSTATVGGVGETTTLGVFTGDSTVRNLRGALANAVQHPVDGISPSTIGITVSDKGVLSFDAEKFAAALATDAEGTQELFSGVAARLEGVTTQYSDKYDGLLTSRITGQEDEVKTLKTQVERWDVRLDQRRATLERTYAQLEVQLSKLQSQSSWLTSQLAGLSPSSGD encoded by the coding sequence ATGAAACTCGACGGACTCGTATCAGGGCTCAAGACCGAAGAGCTCATCAAGGCGATGATGGACGTCTCGGCCATCCCGAAGACGCTGATCACGAACAAGATCGCCGATCGCAACTCGATCATCACGAACCTCCAGTCGCTGAACACCACGCTGCAGGAGCTCGTCACGAAGGCGAAGACCGCGGCATCCGCGACCTCGCTCGCGGCGTTCACCGCCTCGTCATCGTCCGAGACCGTCACGGTCTCGGCGGGAGCGAAGGCCAGCGCCTTCTCGACCGCCGTCGTGGTCGACGCGGTCGCGACCGCCCACTCCCTCGTCACCGCAGCCGCCGGATCGACAGGCTGGGGTGGACCCTTCACCGTCGTCGGATCCGACGGCGAGGCCGTCGAGGTCACCCCGCTGGGCACCGGCGCCCAGGACCTCGCCAAGGCCATCAACGACTCCAAGGCAGGAGTCAGCGCGACCGTCGTGCCCGCGGGCACGGATGCCGACGGCGCACCGCTCTCACGCATCCAGCTCACCTCCGTCGAGACAGGCGCGGCCGGTGCCTTCACCGTGCACCGGGGGACTGCGGCCGAGGTCGCGGCGGGCACCTCCACGGATCTCGGAGCCCAGCCCGGTGCGGCGCTGATCACGCAGGGAGCGGATGCCCGCATCCGGCTGTTCGCGGGAACCGCTGCCGAGCAGGTGCTCACCCACCCCGGCAACACGATCACCGTGGGCGAGGGGATCGAGGTCACCGTCACCGCGGTGAGCGCCGATCCCGTGACGGTCACGGTGGCGCGCGACGCGAAGAAGCAGACCACGACCGCCGAGACCTTCATCAAGGAGATCGCGAGCCTGCTGACCCGCATCGACAAGGGATCGACGGCGACGGTCGGCGGGGTGGGCGAGACGACCACCCTCGGTGTCTTCACGGGCGACAGCACCGTACGCAACCTGCGGGGTGCGCTGGCCAACGCCGTGCAGCATCCGGTGGACGGCATCTCTCCCTCGACGATCGGCATCACCGTCAGCGACAAGGGCGTGCTGTCCTTCGACGCCGAGAAGTTCGCCGCGGCCCTCGCCACTGACGCGGAGGGCACGCAGGAGCTGTTCTCCGGCGTGGCTGCGCGGCTGGAGGGCGTGACCACCCAGTACTCCGACAAGTACGACGGGCTGCTCACCAGTCGCATCACCGGCCAGGAGGACGAGGTCAAGACGCTCAAGACCCAGGTCGAGCGCTGGGATGTCCGTCTCGACCAGCGCCGCGCGACGCTGGAGCGCACCTACGCCCAGCTCGAGGTCCAGCTCTCGAAGCTGCAGTCGCAGTCCTCGTGGCTGACGAGCCAGCTCGCCGGCCTCTCGCCGTCCTCGGGCGACTGA
- the fliS gene encoding flagellar export chaperone FliS, whose product MALTSLDRAKQQYLEQQVASATPERLLTLLYDRLLVDIDRAASAQDAGDWNAANTHLTHAQSIVAELHGSLTDAWNAAAELRGVYTYLTGRLISANVSRDRAATLECRQLVAPLREAWHEAAELTAAAAPRVSALG is encoded by the coding sequence ATGGCACTCACCTCCCTCGACCGGGCCAAGCAGCAGTACCTGGAGCAGCAGGTCGCGTCCGCGACGCCCGAACGCCTGCTCACCCTGCTGTACGACCGCCTGCTCGTCGACATCGACCGGGCGGCATCCGCGCAGGACGCCGGGGACTGGAACGCGGCGAACACGCACCTCACGCATGCCCAGTCGATCGTCGCGGAGCTGCACGGCTCGCTCACCGACGCCTGGAATGCCGCGGCGGAGCTGCGGGGCGTCTACACGTACCTCACCGGGCGCCTCATCTCGGCGAACGTCTCGCGCGATCGCGCCGCCACCCTCGAGTGCCGTCAGCTGGTGGCGCCCCTGCGCGAGGCGTGGCACGAGGCGGCCGAGCTGACCGCCGCGGCCGCTCCGCGTGTCTCGGCCCTGGGCTGA
- a CDS encoding flagellar basal body rod protein FlgC, translating to MTFDAIGIAGTGLTAHRKWLDALSDNIANVNTATPPGQEGFREKYVAVQAGTQSPGVYVAGVVESEAEGTLVYDPEHPYANDDGYVQYPDVELGDQMSMLILAQRGYEANAAVVDRAKTTYEAALQIGRG from the coding sequence ATGACGTTCGATGCGATCGGCATCGCCGGCACCGGGCTGACCGCGCACCGCAAATGGCTCGATGCGCTCAGTGACAACATCGCGAACGTCAACACCGCGACCCCTCCGGGTCAGGAGGGGTTCCGCGAGAAGTACGTCGCCGTGCAGGCGGGCACGCAGAGCCCCGGGGTGTACGTGGCGGGCGTGGTCGAATCGGAGGCCGAGGGCACACTCGTCTACGACCCCGAGCATCCGTACGCGAACGACGACGGCTACGTGCAGTACCCCGACGTCGAGCTCGGGGATCAGATGAGCATGCTGATCCTCGCGCAGCGCGGCTACGAGGCGAACGCCGCGGTCGTTGACCGCGCGAAGACGACCTACGAGGCCGCGCTGCAGATCGGACGCGGCTGA
- the fliG gene encoding flagellar motor switch protein FliG has translation MSLLTEMLDAQADTVEVSTASPPIAPMPVQQMTGLRKAAIVLMNMDREASAEVLRHLGEERAEMLAAELTQLGGVDLASTARALGEFRRIATGGSVPSRGGQELATGLLETAFGREKAVGMVGRVMSQGSVSFDFLNAADPAQLATIVEGELPTTVAVVLANLRADRAAAVLAALQDPLRTDVAQAIATMGTATQEAISIVADSLRARTGVFAMRDNHESIGGVQPLVEIINRSDTALEKSLLASLEGRDLALAEDIRSRMVTFADIARLEDRDAQRVLRGIDLRMLALALKGADEQILDKVKGNMTERNQENLAEETRVLGPVRMRQVDEARAEIVRVIRELEAAEEITISREDEDELIE, from the coding sequence ATGAGCCTGCTCACCGAGATGCTCGATGCTCAGGCCGACACCGTGGAGGTGTCGACCGCGTCGCCCCCCATCGCGCCGATGCCGGTGCAGCAGATGACCGGGCTGCGCAAGGCGGCCATCGTGCTGATGAACATGGACAGGGAGGCGAGCGCCGAGGTGCTGCGTCATCTCGGCGAGGAGCGCGCCGAGATGCTGGCGGCGGAGCTCACGCAGCTCGGCGGAGTGGATCTCGCCTCGACCGCCCGCGCCCTCGGCGAATTCCGACGGATCGCCACCGGCGGCTCCGTGCCCTCGCGCGGCGGCCAGGAGCTCGCCACCGGGCTGCTGGAGACCGCATTCGGGCGGGAGAAGGCGGTGGGGATGGTGGGCCGGGTGATGTCGCAGGGCTCTGTGTCGTTCGACTTCCTCAATGCGGCGGATCCTGCCCAGCTCGCCACGATCGTCGAGGGCGAGCTGCCGACGACCGTGGCCGTCGTGCTGGCGAATCTCCGAGCCGACAGGGCTGCCGCCGTGCTCGCCGCCCTCCAGGATCCGCTGCGCACCGACGTCGCACAGGCGATCGCGACGATGGGCACCGCGACGCAGGAGGCGATCTCCATCGTGGCCGACTCGCTGCGCGCACGCACCGGCGTGTTCGCGATGCGGGACAACCATGAGTCGATCGGCGGGGTGCAGCCGCTCGTCGAGATCATCAACCGCTCGGACACCGCGCTGGAGAAGTCGCTGCTCGCGAGCCTCGAGGGACGTGATCTGGCATTGGCCGAGGACATCCGCAGCCGTATGGTCACCTTCGCCGACATCGCCAGGCTCGAGGATCGCGACGCCCAGCGCGTGCTCCGCGGCATCGACCTGCGGATGCTCGCGCTGGCGCTCAAGGGCGCGGACGAGCAGATCCTCGACAAGGTCAAGGGCAACATGACCGAGCGCAACCAGGAGAACCTGGCCGAGGAGACGCGCGTGCTCGGGCCGGTCCGGATGCGGCAGGTCGACGAAGCCCGCGCCGAGATCGTCCGCGTCATCCGCGAGCTCGAAGCCGCCGAGGAGATCACGATCTCCCGCGAGGACGAGGACGAGCTCATCGAGTGA
- the fliE gene encoding flagellar hook-basal body complex protein FliE, whose product MSGPIDAVSAAGVAPLSALSFETGPDAAGAPASAGAFATSLTGAVESLQQLQSTSNELAVQAVTGDLQDIHQAMIASTRASVTLDLVVAVRDRSVSAFNEIMRMQA is encoded by the coding sequence ATGAGCGGTCCGATCGACGCGGTGTCCGCCGCCGGTGTCGCGCCGCTGTCGGCGCTGAGCTTCGAGACGGGTCCCGACGCGGCCGGTGCCCCGGCATCCGCCGGTGCCTTCGCGACCTCGCTCACCGGAGCCGTCGAGAGTCTGCAGCAGTTGCAGTCGACCTCCAACGAGCTCGCGGTGCAGGCCGTGACCGGAGACCTGCAGGACATCCACCAGGCGATGATCGCCTCCACCCGCGCCTCGGTGACCCTCGATCTGGTGGTCGCCGTGCGAGACCGCAGCGTCTCGGCGTTCAACGAGATCATGAGGATGCAGGCCTGA
- a CDS encoding VanZ family protein, translating to MTGWTWQAWVGIIGGGLIFAAVLVPILVVQVRRYGALSFRRLLGAAGVSVYAVALVAYTLLPLPEVRANCAAGGGGVELIPGHSVGDILRETQGLSLLGTVTSRATLQVLLNVALFVPFGLIARRFWNRGPGVSIVLGALLSLAIESTQLTGAWGLYECAYRVADVDDLIANTTGAAIGVLLAPVLLAWMPSARSLRATRATPRPVTVWRRWFGMILDAVAVNIAIALVSLVVVLPKLLLSGGDGPSVPDDAFEAAIVAAGAAVLVLVIPAVVSTGASIGQRLVWLTPEWSEGRRPLARSLARAGVVGLPYVAATALDGLPEAVPFALQTVVGIVAIVSALVVAIAVISVPFTRGHRGLSAALTGAELRDSRS from the coding sequence ATGACGGGGTGGACGTGGCAGGCGTGGGTCGGGATCATCGGCGGGGGCCTGATCTTCGCAGCCGTCCTGGTGCCGATACTCGTGGTTCAAGTCCGGCGTTATGGTGCTCTGTCCTTCCGCCGTCTGCTGGGTGCGGCGGGAGTGAGCGTCTACGCGGTCGCCCTCGTGGCGTACACCCTGCTGCCTCTGCCGGAGGTGCGGGCCAACTGCGCAGCGGGCGGTGGGGGCGTGGAGCTGATCCCCGGCCACTCCGTCGGCGACATCCTCAGAGAGACCCAGGGGCTCTCCCTCCTGGGAACCGTGACGAGTCGCGCCACACTGCAGGTGCTGCTCAATGTCGCACTCTTCGTTCCCTTCGGGCTCATCGCCCGGCGGTTCTGGAACCGCGGGCCCGGGGTGTCCATCGTGCTGGGAGCACTGCTCTCGCTCGCCATCGAGTCCACCCAGCTCACGGGTGCATGGGGACTGTACGAGTGCGCCTATCGCGTCGCAGACGTCGACGATCTCATCGCGAACACGACAGGAGCGGCGATCGGCGTGCTCCTCGCTCCGGTGCTGCTGGCCTGGATGCCCAGCGCCCGCAGCCTGAGGGCCACCCGTGCGACCCCGCGACCGGTGACCGTCTGGCGCCGATGGTTCGGCATGATCCTCGACGCCGTCGCGGTGAACATCGCGATCGCCCTGGTCTCCCTCGTCGTGGTGCTGCCGAAGCTGCTGCTCTCCGGCGGAGACGGACCGTCGGTGCCGGACGACGCCTTCGAGGCCGCGATCGTCGCGGCCGGCGCCGCCGTGCTGGTCCTGGTGATCCCCGCGGTCGTGTCCACGGGCGCCTCGATCGGTCAACGCCTGGTCTGGCTGACCCCGGAGTGGTCGGAAGGTCGACGTCCGCTCGCCCGCAGCCTCGCCCGAGCCGGCGTCGTCGGTCTGCCGTATGTCGCGGCGACCGCCCTCGACGGGCTGCCGGAGGCGGTGCCCTTCGCCCTGCAGACCGTCGTGGGCATCGTCGCCATCGTCAGTGCGCTCGTGGTCGCGATCGCGGTGATCTCGGTGCCGTTCACCCGCGGACATCGTGGTCTGTCGGCCGCGCTGACCGGTGCGGAACTGCGCGACTCGCGCAGCTGA
- a CDS encoding flagellin N-terminal helical domain-containing protein produces the protein MGLQIATNVGALNAYRNLSINQNDMSKSLEKLSSGLRINRAADDAAGLAISEGLRSQVNGLNVAARNAQDGISVIQTAEGALTEVHSILQRVRDLAVQAGSDSNNADSRTAIKTEIDTLGEELTRVAASTNFNGIKLLDSAATLTFQVGAGSEAAEDQIAVTLTDFSGLGATIGGLTVDTAANALTTIAAIDTQITAVSTARAGLGAVQNRFESTINSLQVSAENLSAAKSRIADTDMAAEMVRYTASNILQQAGTAMLAQANQSGQGVLQLLR, from the coding sequence ATGGGTCTTCAGATCGCAACCAACGTCGGTGCACTCAACGCGTACCGCAACCTCTCCATCAACCAGAACGACATGTCGAAGTCGCTCGAGAAGCTCTCGAGCGGTCTGCGCATCAACCGTGCAGCCGATGACGCGGCCGGCCTCGCGATCTCCGAGGGCCTGCGCTCGCAGGTCAACGGCCTGAACGTCGCCGCTCGCAACGCGCAGGACGGCATCTCGGTCATCCAGACCGCGGAAGGCGCCCTGACCGAGGTCCACTCGATCCTGCAGCGCGTCCGCGACCTCGCGGTCCAGGCGGGTTCGGACTCGAACAACGCCGACTCGCGCACCGCCATCAAGACCGAGATCGACACGCTCGGCGAGGAGCTCACCCGCGTCGCGGCGAGCACGAACTTCAACGGGATCAAGCTGCTCGACAGCGCGGCCACGCTGACGTTCCAGGTCGGCGCAGGCTCCGAGGCGGCCGAGGACCAGATCGCCGTCACGCTGACGGACTTCTCGGGTCTCGGTGCCACGATCGGCGGGCTGACTGTGGACACCGCCGCCAACGCGCTGACCACGATCGCCGCGATCGACACCCAGATCACGGCCGTCTCCACGGCTCGCGCCGGTCTCGGTGCGGTGCAGAACCGTTTCGAGTCGACGATCAACTCGCTGCAGGTCTCGGCCGAGAACCTCTCTGCCGCGAAGAGCCGCATCGCCGACACCGACATGGCCGCCGAGATGGTCAGGTACACCGCCTCGAACATCCTGCAGCAGGCCGGTACCGCCATGCTCGCGCAGGCGAACCAGTCGGGCCAGGGCGTCCTGCAGCTGCTCCGTTGA
- a CDS encoding FliI/YscN family ATPase, whose amino-acid sequence MSAATAAWRRALDAARPERLGTVTSVRGLGVEIAGLDGAVGDRVRIDAGTSRAVDAEIVAIDGTSARCMPLGRVDGITARARVRHGGAPLQVPTGRALLGRVLDGLGRPIDGKGPLGPGASFVSLDHDAPSIMDRQRIDRQLGLGVRVLDTMTPVGTGQRLGLFAGSGVGKSSLMSMVARGSTADVTVIALVGERGREVREFLEDDLGPDGLARSVVVVATSDQPAMARLRSAFVATRIAESFRDDALDVVLMMDSLTRVAMAQREIGLSAGEPPATRGYPPSTFSVLARLLERAGTGPTGSITGLYTVLVDGDDHNEPIADAARGILDGHVVLDRGLAIRGHFPAVDVLGSISRVVSKITSPAQRQDAVTLRSVLAARRSANDLIDIGAYRPGANPLVDAALAHESAISGFLTQRMDDLTASDDSWRQLAALTTDFGGLAP is encoded by the coding sequence ATGAGCGCGGCGACCGCAGCATGGCGGCGTGCACTCGACGCCGCGCGGCCCGAACGCCTCGGCACGGTGACGTCGGTGCGGGGACTCGGAGTCGAGATCGCCGGTCTCGACGGCGCCGTCGGCGACCGGGTGCGCATCGACGCGGGGACTTCGCGAGCGGTCGATGCGGAGATCGTCGCGATCGACGGCACGTCCGCCCGGTGCATGCCCCTCGGCAGGGTCGACGGCATCACCGCTCGGGCTCGGGTGCGTCACGGGGGAGCGCCCCTGCAGGTGCCGACCGGCAGAGCTCTGCTGGGTCGTGTCCTCGACGGGCTCGGCCGCCCCATCGACGGCAAAGGCCCGCTCGGGCCCGGCGCGTCCTTCGTCTCGCTCGATCACGACGCACCCAGCATCATGGATCGCCAGCGCATCGACCGCCAGCTCGGACTCGGCGTACGCGTGCTCGACACCATGACGCCCGTGGGCACGGGGCAGCGTCTCGGACTCTTCGCGGGGTCGGGCGTCGGCAAGTCGTCGCTGATGTCGATGGTGGCCCGCGGCTCGACGGCGGATGTCACCGTGATCGCGCTGGTCGGAGAGCGCGGACGCGAGGTGCGCGAGTTCCTCGAAGACGATCTCGGTCCTGACGGACTGGCGCGCTCGGTCGTCGTCGTCGCGACATCCGATCAGCCGGCGATGGCGCGTCTGCGGTCGGCGTTCGTCGCCACGCGGATCGCCGAGAGCTTCCGCGACGATGCACTCGACGTGGTGCTGATGATGGACTCGCTCACCCGTGTCGCCATGGCGCAGCGCGAGATCGGCCTCAGCGCGGGGGAGCCGCCTGCGACCCGGGGATATCCGCCCTCCACGTTCTCTGTTCTCGCGCGGCTGCTGGAGCGGGCCGGCACCGGCCCGACCGGATCGATCACCGGCCTCTACACCGTGCTCGTCGACGGCGACGATCATAACGAGCCGATCGCTGATGCCGCGCGGGGGATCCTCGACGGGCATGTCGTGCTCGACCGTGGGCTCGCGATCCGCGGGCACTTCCCGGCCGTCGACGTGCTCGGCTCGATCTCGCGCGTCGTGTCGAAGATCACCTCCCCGGCGCAGCGACAGGATGCGGTGACACTGCGGAGCGTGCTCGCTGCCCGCCGCAGCGCCAACGATCTCATCGACATCGGCGCCTATCGGCCCGGTGCGAACCCGCTGGTCGACGCCGCTCTCGCGCACGAGTCGGCGATCTCGGGCTTTCTCACGCAGCGGATGGACGACCTCACCGCGTCCGACGACTCCTGGCGGCAGCTCGCCGCGCTCACCACCGACTTCGGAGGGCTCGCCCCATGA
- a CDS encoding flagellar basal body rod protein FlgB — protein MLESVTSSALISALDGLALRQRSIAENIANVNTPGYRAQRVQFEDELRTAVANGSGSVAATVERSLEPTRLNGNNVNLDTETLSNIDTVLRFQFASQAIGGQASSISKAIGQASA, from the coding sequence GTGCTCGAATCCGTCACCTCCTCCGCGCTGATCAGCGCCCTCGACGGGCTGGCGCTGCGCCAACGCTCGATCGCTGAGAACATCGCCAACGTCAACACCCCCGGCTATCGGGCCCAGCGCGTGCAGTTCGAGGACGAGCTGCGCACGGCCGTCGCGAACGGCTCCGGCTCGGTCGCCGCCACGGTCGAGCGGTCGCTTGAGCCCACCCGGCTGAACGGCAACAACGTCAACCTCGACACCGAGACCCTCTCGAACATCGACACGGTGCTGCGTTTCCAGTTCGCCAGTCAGGCGATCGGCGGCCAGGCCTCGTCGATCAGCAAGGCGATCGGTCAGGCATCCGCATGA